taatttcttcgaagctttggttggcttcctcagaacaactaagaggttccttgacaccctttttcaaatagtctgtaagaactgaagttaagctacttagatttggtacgaaatttctgtagaagtttacagatccaaggaaacttcttaataactttttagtagcagggaacgtactttctaaaacagctttggtcttattaggaagtggtgaaaagttgttatcagagataatgaacccaaggtattgtaccttatgatagccaagaaagcacttttgtggtttaactgtaagtccatgagttcttagtcttttcaaaacaagcgatagtgtatttagatggtcttcccagacatttgtcatgatataaatattatcaaaatacactgatacattctttagatcagaaagaactattctcataagcctaatatacgtggcacatgcggtaaccaagccgaaaggcatagtgcggtattgcattagacctctatgagtagggaaagcagtgtatggtttcgagtctgggtgtaatggcacttgatggtatgcttgggagatgtctaattccgagaagaatttgcagtcatggaatttatacaagtcatgatcaattactggcatgggttctgcatcccatttagttatagtatttaaataacgaaaatcttgggcaagtcggtaagaattatcgggtttcttaaccataacaactggtgaacagaaagctgatttcgaaggttctatgatatttaagttaaatagtttgtcaacctcattatcaaaagttttccgtaagtgaacgggaacagggtagattttccgctttactggttcatgatccgacaattcaatcttgtgtacaatagtggtggtaagtcctggtacctctgtGAATACGTCAGAAAATGAATTTATtaaggcacttacttgagacttttgtttatttgataagtcgttgttaatgttgacatttgacttctttggtgagggatcatgcgttaagatatccagtagttccttcgattctgtaaaagactcgtcatctataatacaaactaCATTCGTACGAATCACCACTTGTATCCAAGCTGAAAGAAGAAGTATCTTCGTTAAAGGCATTTACGCAAAGATTAACTTCTGTTCTATGGtaccgtttcaaaatattgacgtgatacattctctctctacccttgacatccaagatataatctaccttattgcagaccttcactactttatacggtccgcgccatgtaattagcaatttgttggatttgtcaggtaggagaactaaaacttcatcaccaacattaaacgtacgcttggagcttttatggtcaaaataggtcttgtatgtttccatagacatctctaggtttttactgaccaaatcggcggtttcttccaacctttcccttagatctaaaagaaactgatagctgttttgaacctcaggtttgatatctttggaccaaagttcattcaaaatagatagtggaccacgagcttgtctcccataaagcaattcaaaaggggaataaccaagggaatcacttggaatctcgcgcattgcgaaaagagcacatggtaaaaatctatgccagtctgttggtttaagaatacatagtttttttagtattgactttaggatggcatgttgtcgttccactcttccgttacacatcggatggtaaggtgtagtgaaaagaggtttaacacccacaagttgataaacgtgttccattaattctgaagtgaattgAGCCCCTTTATCCGACAAaatttcacgaggtatacctacacgtgaaaaaatagaaaataaggcttctgcgacttctatggacgtaatggattttaagggtaccgcctctgggaagctggacgcgtagtcaatcatagttaaaatatatttatgacctcctgatgagcgaggtgtgataggaccaactatatctactgcaacccttgcaaaagggactgagaaaattggcatctttaccataggaactctcctagttctacccttctgcgtggaaagttgacatacgtgacatgatctgcagtacttatagatgtcagaggacatgctaggccagaaatataggtccttgattttattataggtcttcctatgtgaaaaatggccagagactggcaagtcatgagaaatctttaaaatagtttcacggcaatcctgcggaatgactaataggcttcgaccaacgtcattgggcttgtccgcagacactatagtcttgtacaaaagatcgtgtttgaactcaaacttgtaagaaaatttctttctctgggtcaccttgccatttaaagctaacttccgagattcctctaaggaaggacaagtcttttgaagaccctctaaatctatatgagacagctcgattggctttcctttcgaaagaactaatgggtggataggttttaccttagactgagctctggtaacGACGTTAATCGAGTCTAGTTGTTGTATAGATTGTGCCACACGTAGTTTCCCACTGGCGTCTGCGTTGTCCAGttcaagtgactgacttactaaaggtgttaccggagttttgtaaccatcagctctctgatttaggttacccaactgaatctcatctggaactatctgtgaagaaacagagatattaggttccaacccttccttggaaactccaaattccaaacagtccttctcagatgggaaagtagccccttgtatgttcccaaccaaaacagaacatgaggttatcggggcaactacagcatctacccatcctgagaaccatttgcacctaacaaaacatctgactgttggaaaagaatcgcttcttcctaaatagtcagttaatttagtggacttataacgtgaagaatctaggttagggaaaagcttactcgagataacaatacaggaacatcctgtgtctctaagaatggttgatacattcataccattgactgtaccttcactaaaaggtgcgtttatgtttgattcagtgaaacatttaccgacattttcacctttttttctaggacagtcgggacgtctatgaccccactcattacagttgaaacactttactgtgaaggccgtggaattcttaggtacggagggtttggatccctcagattgcttaggcacaacaggcttatatctgctacgctctttagggtagttattatgagcgcacgcatatatatcagcagcttgtgccatttctgcagccgtatgaacgtttcgttctttaatgaatattcgtaagtcagagtttacagaagaaaggaattgatctcttaccatcaggtctcgtaaagattcgaaatcgtggtcaacctcagcactatcaatccacgaatcaaataatctgaaaagtgttgttaagaattgcatgtaattttgatgaggagttattttaatgtgtctaaactccgacctgtaatgatgagtagtttttttgaaagcctggagtatagctttcttcagcaggctataactagaaataacatcagagggtagagtggaatagacgtttagtgctgaacctgacagtagtaagccaagcctagtagcccaagaatctactggccagtcacagagagtagcagtactctcgaatctcgtaatatatgccgctatgtcatcttgttctgagaaaggtggtatttgaggcatcctaatattaggttcttgggaagggtattccagtaccccttcatctattttctgcttagatagttctaccttcttggcttctaattccaaTCTTAATTGTTCTAactcaatttccttcattttgaaggctacctctcttgcctgaactctatcttctctagctatcctttcctgttcgattttatcctcccgagctagtctttcctgttcctttttctcttctcgagctagtctttcctgttcctttttctcttcacgagctagtcttttctcctctcgagctagtctttcctgttcctttttctcttcaatagccattttagcagtaatgtaactatcaaggctttgtccagtaaatcccatttcctttccagctttcaaccagaaatctaaagaatccatcttgtaaaaagaaatattaagcacccaacttcaactgacaattaaaattaacagtaacgtctgttacaaaagagggacacagtccgcacactttaaacttcccaaagtagaaaatgaaataaatatttctccctggaagaatacacttgtgggctcaatagccttcactaagcaaaatacacacggttcacacaggaggggttattatcaaagttccccaggtccaacaaataggtaaacttctaaaccgaaccttagaaccaaacaacggtaagtcaaccagactaccagtaatgacttgacacctcaactaactcacccttttctatcttaaatgttatactcacaaccagttgaaccatcaggacgatgttgcttcaagagtcgaatcctggcaaggtcgccattgtcagtggaacgccttcctactgaacaaaagaaactaatggaaaaataaataaataaagaaatgatttaggaaaaacaagaaaaatgatttttgagaattttacttaaaatttaaatataataaaaaaaaatggccttcagttcatgtagttgggtaggagtaggtatggccctggatagttcctctgatgttatttatgtaggttatcctgggcagatggtaatccgatgttctggaatctcctaccacttggatggagcacaagtagaataggtaagggccggtagttgtagaataatgttaataagtattattaacacacgtcttgcccctttatctggcgtctatcctggaagaccacgccaggaacagagctgattaggagaagagtggaggcgaagtgactctccaaacttcaatccacaccaggtaaggtcaatattaccaggagtagaaactttaacaaatcggacaccaggaactagttttgccccagcccgccagagagggggggggtgagtgcgcgcgcaacgtaactcgctaatggttcctgggtgcccgaacaaccttaaccccacttacacctacttttccctcacagtactacccacctccaggactgtaacattctcacccatccttcagagtgcagacactgtacatcccacctccaggactgtaacatcctcacccatccttcagagtgcagacactgtactacccacctccaggactgtaacatcctcacccatccttcagagtgcagacactgtactacccacctccaggactgtaacattctcacccatccttcagagtgcagacactgtacatcccacctccaggactgtaacatcctcacccatccttcagagtgcagacactgtacatcccacctccaggactgtaacatcttcacccatccttcagagtgcagacactgtacatcccacctccaggactgtaacattctcacccatccttcagagtgcagacactgtacatcccaactccaggactgtaacatcctcacccatccttcagagtgcagacactgtacatcccaactccaggactgtaacatcctcacccatccttcagagtgcagacactgtatatcccacctccaggactgtaacatcctcacccatccttcagagtgcagacactgtacatcccaactccaggactgtaacatcctcacccatccttcagagtgcagacactgtacatcccacctccaggactgtaacattctcacccatccttcagagtgcagacactgtacatcccaactccaggactgtaacatcctcacccatccttcagagtgcagacactgtacatcccaactccaggactgtaacatcctcacccatccttcagagtgcagacactgtacatcccacctccaggactgtaacatcctcacccatccttcagagtgcagacactgtacatcccaactccaggactgtaacatcctcacccatccttcagagtgaaagacactgtacatcccacctccaggactgtaacatcttcacccatccttcagagtgcagacactgtacatcccaactccaggactgtaacatcctcacccatccttcagattgcagacactgtacatcccacctccaggactgtaacatcctcacccatccttcagagtgcagacactgtacatcccaactccaggactgtaacatcctcgcccatccttcagagtgcagacactgtacatcccacctccaggactgtaacatcttcacccatccttcagagtgcagacactgtacatcccaactccaggactgtaacatcctcacccatccttcagagtgcagacactgtacatcccacctccaggactgtaacatcctcacccatccttcagagtgcagacactgtacatcccacctccaggactgtaacatcctcacccatccttcagagtgcagacactgtactacccacctccaggactgtaacatcctcacccatccttcagagtgcagacactgtacatcccacctccaggactgtaacatcttcacccatccttcagagtgcagacactgtacatcccacctccaggactgtaacatcctcacccatccttcagagtgcagacactgtacatcccacctccaggactgtaacatcttcacccatccttcagagtgcagacactgtacatcccacctccaggactgtaacatcctcatccatccttcagagtgcagacactgtacatcccacctccaggactgtaacatcctcacccatccttcagagtgcagacactgtacatcccacctccaggactgtaacatcctcacccatccttcagagtgcagacactgtacatcccacctccaggactgtaacatcctcacccatccttcagagtgcagacactgtacatcccacctccaggactgtaacatcctcacccatccttcagagtgcagacactgtactacccacctccaggactgtaacatcctcacccatccttcagagtgcagacactgtactacccacctccaggactgtaacatcctcacccatccttcagagtgcagacactgtacatcccacctccaggactgtaacatcctcacccatccttcagagtgcagacactgtacatcccacctccaggactggaacatcctcacccatccttcagagtgcagacactgtactacccacctccaggactgtaacatcctcacccatccttcagagtgcagacactgtactacccacctccaggactgtaacattctcacccatccttcagagtgcagacactgtacatcccacctccaggactgtaacatcctcacccatccttcagagtgcagacactgtactacccacctccaggactgtaacatcctcacccatccttcagagtgcagacactgtactacccacctccaggactgtaacattctcacccatccttcagagtgcagacactgtacatcccacctccaggactgtaacatcctcacccatccttcagagtgcagacactgtacatcccacctccaggactgtaacatcttcacccatccttcagagtgcagacactgtacatcccacctccaggactgtaacattctcacccatccttcagagtgcagacactgtacatcccaactccaggactgtaacatcctcacccatccttcagagtgcagacactgtacatcccaactccaggactgtaacatcctcacccatccttcagagtgcagacactgtacatcccacctccaggactgtaacatcctcacccatccttcagagtgcagacactgtacatcccaactccaggactgtaacatcctcacccatccttcagagtgcagacactgtacatcccacctccaggactgtaacattctcacccatccttcagagtgcagacactgtacatcccaactccaggactgtaacatcctcacccatccttcagagtgcagacactgtacatcccaactccaggactgtaacatcctcacccatccttcagagtgcagacactgtacatcccacctccaggactgtaacatcctcacccatccttcagagtgcagacactgtacatcccaactccaggactgtaacatcctcacccatccttcagagtgaaagacactgtacatcccacctccaggactgtaacatcttcacccatccttcagagtgcagacactgtacatcccaactccaggactgtaacatcctcacccatccttcagattgcagacactgtatatcccacctccaggactgtaacatcctcacccatccttcagagtgcagacactgtacatcccaactccaggactgtaacatcctcgcccatccttcagagtgcagacactgtacatcccacctccaggactgtaacatcttcacccatccttcagagtgcagacactgtacatcccaactccaggactgtaacatcctcacccatccttcagagtgcagacactgtacatcccaactccaggactgtaacatcctcacccatccttcagagtgcagacactgtacatcccacctccaggactgtaacatcctcacccatccttcagagtgcagacactgtacatcccacctccaggactgtaacatcctcacccatccttcagagtgcagacactgtacatcccacctccaggactgtaacattctcacccatcctcaaaGTGCACTTATATCATATAATTTCTCATATATACTCCTACTGACAGTTTTGGTCATTAGCTACGGTATGTTCTTCAAGTTTGTGGTATAGTTAAATACAATGATCAGGAGAGTTTTAATCTAGTTGCTTGGTGATCACTAAGCAATAAACGCGATTACATCAATCAGCGAGAGCATGTATGCACGTTGAGAATTTCCCcattgaaagagagaaagagagcgagagaaagacagagagaaagagagagagagagagagagagagagagagagagagagagagagagagagagagagagagggagagagagagagagagagagagagagagagagagagagagagagagagagagagagagagagagagagagagatgatgtgaTGTGTTAAGAGCTACATGTCATGGACGCACTTAGAGTATGTCATATGGAATTTCGTATTTCTGTATATGATGTGTGTATTTATGGTGACGTGGTACATAAtggataccacacacacacacacacacacaaacacacaggtagatccttcaggtagactccaggtagatccttcaggtagactccaggtagatccttcaggta
Above is a window of Cherax quadricarinatus isolate ZL_2023a chromosome 80, ASM3850222v1, whole genome shotgun sequence DNA encoding:
- the LOC138855084 gene encoding uncharacterized protein, with the protein product MDSLDFWLKAGKEMGFTGQSLDSYITAKMAIEEKKEQERLAREEKRLAREEKKEQERLAREEKKEQERLAREDKIEQERIAREDRVQAREVAFKMKEIELEQLRLELEAKKVELSKQKIDEGVLEYPSQEPNIRMPQIPPFSEQDDIAAYITRFESTATLCDWPVDSWATRLGLLLSGSALNVYSTLPSDVISSYSLLKKAILQAFKKTTHHYRSEFRHIKITPHQNYMQFLTTLFRLFDSWIDSAEVDHDFESLRDLMVRDQFLSSVNSDLRIFIKERNVHTAAEMAQAADIYACAHNNYPKERSRYKPVVPKQSEGSKPSVPKNSTAFTVKCFNCNEWGHRRPDCPRKKGENVGKCFTESNINAPFSEGTVNGMNVSTILRDTGCSCIVISSKLFPNLDSSRYKSTKLTDYLGRSDSFPTVRCFVRCKWFSGWVDAVVAPITSCSVLVGNIQGATFPSEKDCLEFGVSKEGLEPNISVSSQIVPDEIQLGNLNQRADGYKTPVTPLVSQSLELDNADASGKLRVAQSIQQLDSINVVTRAQSKLCSWRGLPG